In Macrobrachium nipponense isolate FS-2020 chromosome 41, ASM1510439v2, whole genome shotgun sequence, the following proteins share a genomic window:
- the LOC135212687 gene encoding uncharacterized protein LOC135212687, with product MSSRVETMATTVFWILFVVGSVVCYPELEISYEEKDFGEPLEVNVPVSEPLNWRLKSDLELTLNVKAVGILYPYTANFTTVKGVWNHLRITQDKVVLSASGKEQSMKIPREKRRETRYNRKYRITIPNRVHLHLCNDACEQNVTGAAIVILPMVSCLMIIGLVAVNVYYNPQMKTSVLRLFKEGPFSHPVPESWAPPPPPRINNHHGNQVNIITISSNNNIATPSEHYYEIVEHYPRTDVSVNALHNHRRSHSDTASDDNGYIQPIPVRDSLRSVPRPQLPITIRPQR from the exons ATGAGTTCCCGAGTCGAGACGATGGCTACGACTGTGTTTTGGATACTTTTTGTGGTGGGCTCTGTAGTCTGCTACCCAG aATTGGAAATCAGTTATGAAGAGAAGGACTTCGGCGAACCTCTTGAGGTAAATGTGCCTGTCTCCGAGCCTCTTAACTGGAGGCTCAAGTCGGACTTAGAGCTTACTTTGAATGTAAAAGCGGTTGGGATACTCTATCCTTATACAGCCAATTTTACAACCGTAAAAGGCGTCTGGAACCACTTACGCATTACACAGGAC AAAGTCGTACTGTCTGCGAGTGGCAAAGAACAGAGCATGAAAATACCTCGGGAGAAACGCAGAGAGACAAGATATAATCGCAAATACAGAATAACAATCCCGAATAGAGTACATTTGCATTTATGCAACGACGCCTGTGAACAAA ATGTCACTGGCGCAGCCATCGTCATTCTGCCAATGGTCAGCTGTCTTATGATCATCGGTCTGGTTGCTGTTAATGTTTACTATAATCCGCAGATGAAGACAAGTGTTCTACGTCTTTTTAAAG AAGGGCCTTTCTCCCACCCAGTGCCCGAGTCTTGGGCGCCACCTCCACCCCCGCGTATCAACAACCACCACGGCAATCAGGTGAACATCATCACCATTTCCTCTAACAATAACATCGCGACACCTTCTGAACACTATTACGAGATCGTCGAGCACTACCCGAGGACTGACGTCAGCGTGAATGCTCTCCATAACCATCGCCGAAGCCATAGCGATACTGCCTCTGATGACAACGGATACATCCAGCCCATCCCTGTGAG GGACAGCCTTCGCAGCGTCCCACGGCCTCAGCTTCCAATAACTATCCGACCACAGCGATAG